The Celeribacter baekdonensis genomic interval TTCGCGTGTCCATCACAGATACCTCGTCAGATAGGCTCCCCCGCACCCGCGGGGATAGACCTGCTATCAATGCTGCAAGAGCGAAGGGTGCAATGGCTCCCCCGCACCCGCGGGGATAGACCCTTCGATCAGACGGTGAGTTTCCGGGCATATGAGGCTCCCCCGCACCCGCGGGGATAGACCCCGAATCTTCACCTTGAGACGCGCCAAGCATTCGGCTCCCCCGCACCCGCGGGGATAGACCAGAAAAGATCGGTGGCTCATTCGCCCGGTCAAAGGGCTCCCCCGCACCCGCGGGGATAGACCCTTTTCGGGCCGCTCAAAGTGTGCCGCTTCATCGGCTCCCCCGCACCCGCGGGATAGACCTTCTTCTGGCGCGCCCCGACAAGACAGAGGTAGGGCTCCCCCGCATGCATCGGGCAATCCGGGCGTTCCAGTGGGATAATGCAATGCACAATGCCTTCATGCAGGACCAGAAAGCGCGGGACATGCTCATGGGACTGATGTTCCAGCGGGCGGTTCGCGGGGCCGGTCGGCGGCCTAATCAATTGCTACACCTGAATCGACATCGATAAAAACCTTGCCAAAAAAAAGCAAAATGTGGTTGATATGGCTTATGGCACTGCCACGGGGTCAGGCTATACGCCGACCGCCTCAGGGGATCCGTCGGGATCCCTTGTGTGTTTCTGGGGGTCATTCCACCTGCCGAAATCCCCATCGAAGCAGGAGTACTTGATGCCAACAGTTCCATCTTCACTCTTGAAATCTAGTAACATCCTCCGTTTGATGAACTGATCGTAGGCTCTGTTTTTCTTGCCACATGTGACATGGTAATCCCCCCTAAAATTAGTGGTGTTCAACGGTAGAATTTTCTCGGCAAGATATCTGACGAGATTTACGATGAAGAACGGACGATACAGCGACGCACAGATCATGGCGATCCTGAAGCAGGCAGAGGGCGATGTTCCTGTCTCCGAACTGTGCCGGGAGCATGGGATGAGCAGTGCGAGTTTCTATAAATGGCGCGCTAAGTTTGGTGGTATGCCCATAAGCCCCCCCACCAGCTTTTACACTACCAAGCTCAAAAGCCTTCTCCCCAAAGAGGTTTAGACCATCCCTCGCCGTCCATTTAGCCCTTCCACGTGCGAGATAATATCCTGTTCGACGATCCATTCCGTACCGTCGACCGAGTATTCCAGAATGGGAATACCGGCTGCGTCCATGCGTTTTTGAATCTCACGCACCTGAACACCATTTCGCCGTGCGAGGAGTCGCCTTGATACATACATATCGCCAAAAGCACGCGCACTGTCCGAGCTCACAACCGTCTTGCCCTGATGGGTTCTCTCATCTTGATCATCACGGAGCTCAAGAAACCCCTTTTCAGACAATTCACGTAAAAAAGCGACGCCAACCCCTAACTCCTTTGAGACGTTGCTGATCGTTTGCCACCCAATGGGATAGTCGCGACCGAGAACCCGGTCTGCCTCCTCTACGTCGAGACGTATCACAGAAAACTGAAGATAGTCAGTCGCCCGTGTTGTTTTTGAGAGCTCACCCGACAATACAGCGGCGTAGACAACCGCGACGCTCACGCCGTATTTACGTGCTGCAGAAGCAATATCATACCCTCGCAGAGCCCACGACACTTCTTTCGCGACTGGAAAACGCGCGTGCCGTTCCAAGAATTGAGTTATGTCCTCCTCTGAGAACCGAGGGCGTGTATGCTCCCCTCCAACAGAATGGGTCAAATTTCCAGCAGAGATCAACGTTTGCATTTGCGTGCGCGTCACTCCAAGCAACTGCTGCGCCTTTGTCATACTGATAGCCCCAGACACAGCGCCGACGACATTTCGAACTTCTGTGGCGGCATAGATCTGTTCCACCGCGGGTAAGTTAAGCGTGCCGGATATTCCTGCATCTTTCATAAGATTAATGACGTGTTGCGGCCTAATTCCATATTCATGCGCTGCACTTAGAGCGGAATGGAATCTCCGCTTTTCGAGACGATGTCCCAAAACATCGGTCCCAGCCTCAAAAGGCCAGCTTTCGATAATATGTTCACGCAGTAAGGCTTTCATCGGCTCAAATTCGGGCGCGACACCGGCCCCACGCTTCAACCAATCATAGACTGGGCCGTAGCGCCCTTGTGGCCGCAATTGCGGCTCTCCGGAGCGCGTTCGTAAGTCCATGAATAGCGCCTTCACCGAATTTCGCCCACGAGCTAAAGTCCCGAACCCCTCGTCCATCGCCTGCGCCATATCATCAGGATCGCAATCAAATAGCTGACGATCAGCACCAAAAACTTTTGCCACACCTAGAATTTCACTGAGCGTACCCAACGCATCGAGAGGAAAAACATCTGCCCAACCGAGCGGGGACAGATCTCCTGCCAACACCCGCAGGACATGACGCTCATAAAACGCCCCACTTCGGCTTACTTGATCAAGCTCACCATCCAGTATGTCCGGCACCCACGCTTCCCAAGTCTGGTTGAACTCGTGTGCCGGACCGGGCTCTGGCGGTAGAACCAAAAAGAGATGATGCGTCGGGCACACCCTAAAATTACCAATCGACCATGCCATTCGTGCATATGCATTCAGCGCGGTTTTCTCTGTGAGCTCAGCACCAATGTCCTCGCGAAGACAAGCTGGACAAACGCGAAACTGGCCGCGAAGTAATCGTTGGTCTTGGAAGACTTGGCCACCAAGAAGCACATCTTGCCCGTTTTCCCGCTGAAATGTTTGGTGCATGGCTCGATCGAAATCGACACCAAACGTCTCAGAGATCTTTTTTATATCATCAGCCGCACCGTTTAGAACGCCTCTGCGAGGCAATGAGAGATCGAGCAATAGATCAAACACGCCGCTCACGCCCAATGCGCGAGCGCGTCTACTCAGGAAGCTGATAAGCAATTCATCATCATGAAATTTGGCGGCTTTAGGCAGCATACACGGTTCCCAGGGCAGTTTTAACCAAACATCCACGATTGCGCACACAAGTCCAGCTTGCTGAGGCAAAGGCAGCGCCGGTCAAAAAAAAGGGGGACCAATTGGCCCCCCTAGGTTCGCTGATCAGGCTCATATTTGATACCGCCCGGTAAGTTATTTTGCCTGCGGCCTGATCCGCGTCGGGGGCGAACGCATCCGCCCCAGAAAACTGTTATCCACGTCCTTTAATGCAGCACCCGTCCTTCGGAGCTGTTGACAGAAAACGTTGCGCGACACCCCCCGTGCCCATCGGGCCGATAGTCCTGCACCGAATAGGTGACCCTGAGAGATGGCATGCTGAGCACCGACACTTTATGCGAACGGTCAAAAGCATCTGCCAAAGCGCCCAATACGTTTTGCTCAAACTCCGCCTCGATCGTATTTCCGCGCATACGCACGTGATCTGCCGCGCAGAGGTGTCCCGCGATATCGAAAACAAAGCTCATTTCATCTCCGATTCAAGGCAATGCATTGATATTTCTGACACTTTCATAACTTCAGCCCGCATTCAGTTTTCGACGCATTTCGAAATTTCGTAAGAAATTTTGAAATCTGACAGAAGACCATATCCATCTGTCTCATACCCCTCAGCTACAGCCCGACGTGCCGCCGCAGGTGTTGCATTTCATGCAGGTGCCGTTGCGCACCAGCGTGTAGTTGCCGCACTCACCACAAGGATCGCCCTCATAGCCCTGCATCTTCGCCTTGGTGCGCGCATCCATCGACACCGAGCCAGAAGACAGCGCCGTATCCGCCTTGGCAGAGGTTTGTTTGACCTCAGACACCAGCGTGTGCAGAGCAACCTCGGCGTCAATCGAGCCATCCAGCGCGACAACACCGCTTTGCATCCCGCCCTGAAGCACGATCAATTCCTGCGGCATCCGTTTGCGCAGATAGCCGGTCGACGAAATTTGTTTCAGCACTTCGATGGACTTGGCAGAGGCGGCCTCTGACGGCTTTTGCACATTGGCCACGCCCTCTTCTTCGCCCCGACCCAGATCGTCAAAGGCATGACCCGCCGGTTTCACATGGGCCAAATCGGTGCGGTCCAGATAGGACACGGCCAATTCGCGGAAAATGTAGTCCAAGATCGACGTGGCGTTTTTGATGCTGTCATTGCCCTGCACCATGCCCGAGGGTTCGAATTTGGTGAAGGTAAAGGCATCGACGAACTCTTCCAGCGGCACGCCATATTGCAGACCCACCGAGATCGCGATGGCAAAGTTGTTCATCATCGCCCGAAAGCCTGCGCCCTCTTTGTGCATGTCGATGAAAATCTCACCGAGGGTGCCATCCTCATATTCGCCGGTGCGCAAATAGACCTTGTGCCCCCCGACAACCGATTTCTGGGTGTAGCCTTTGCGACGGGTCGGAAGCTTTTCACGGCCCCGCGCCACCTCTTTGATGATCACCTTTTCAACGATCTTCTCGGCCAGAACGGCGGCTTTTTCCTGCGGCGTGCCGGTGGCGAGGATG includes:
- a CDS encoding TniQ family protein, whose translation is MLPKAAKFHDDELLISFLSRRARALGVSGVFDLLLDLSLPRRGVLNGAADDIKKISETFGVDFDRAMHQTFQRENGQDVLLGGQVFQDQRLLRGQFRVCPACLREDIGAELTEKTALNAYARMAWSIGNFRVCPTHHLFLVLPPEPGPAHEFNQTWEAWVPDILDGELDQVSRSGAFYERHVLRVLAGDLSPLGWADVFPLDALGTLSEILGVAKVFGADRQLFDCDPDDMAQAMDEGFGTLARGRNSVKALFMDLRTRSGEPQLRPQGRYGPVYDWLKRGAGVAPEFEPMKALLREHIIESWPFEAGTDVLGHRLEKRRFHSALSAAHEYGIRPQHVINLMKDAGISGTLNLPAVEQIYAATEVRNVVGAVSGAISMTKAQQLLGVTRTQMQTLISAGNLTHSVGGEHTRPRFSEEDITQFLERHARFPVAKEVSWALRGYDIASAARKYGVSVAVVYAAVLSGELSKTTRATDYLQFSVIRLDVEEADRVLGRDYPIGWQTISNVSKELGVGVAFLRELSEKGFLELRDDQDERTHQGKTVVSSDSARAFGDMYVSRRLLARRNGVQVREIQKRMDAAGIPILEYSVDGTEWIVEQDIISHVEGLNGRRGMV